The Mauremys reevesii isolate NIE-2019 linkage group 21, ASM1616193v1, whole genome shotgun sequence genome has a window encoding:
- the PGD gene encoding 6-phosphogluconate dehydrogenase, decarboxylating isoform X1: protein MGAELGEYSWSGRAAACPVTHRPSEGSRRCHGTVCAFNRTVSKVDAFLANEAKGTKVIGAHSLQEMVSKLKKPRRIILLVKAGSAVDDFIKSLVPLLEAGDIIIDGGNSEYRDTTRRCKELREKGILFVGSGVSGGEEGARYGPSLMPGGDKEAWPHIKKIFQSVAAKVNTGEPCCDWVGEEGAGHFVKMVHNGIEYGDMQLICEAYHLMKDILGMEHDEMATVFGEWNKTELDSFLIEITANILKFRDSDGKHLLPKIKDSAGQKGTGKWTAISALEYGVPVTLIGEAVFARCLSSLKDERVQASKRLDGPKMTQFSGNKKAFLEDIRKALYASKIISYAQGFMLLRQAAKEFGWTINYGGIALMWRGGCIIRSAFLGKIKDAFDRNPDLQNLLLDDFFKKAVEDCQDSWRRVISTGVQIGIPMPCFTTALSFYDGYRHEMLPANMIQAQRDYFGAHTYELLSKPGEFIHTNWTGHGGNVSSSSYNA, encoded by the exons ATGGGAGCGGAGCTAGGCGAGTACAGCTGGTCCGGCCGCGCCGCTGCCTGCCCAGTCACCCACCGGCCCAGCGAAGGGAGTCGTCGCTGCCATGGCACA GTCTGTGCGTTTAACAGGACGGTGTCCAAAGTGGATGCCTTTCTGGCCAATGAGGCCAAGGGAACCAAAGTGATTGGGGCTCACAGTCTACAGGAGATGGTCTCCAAGCTGAAAAAGCCCCGTCGGATCATCTTGCTGGTGAAAGCTGGAAGTGCAGTGGATGACTTCATCAAAAGTCTG GTGCCACTGCTGGAAGCGGGAGACATCATAATTGATGGAGGGAATTCAGAGTACAGGGACACCACG AGGCGCTGTAAAGAACTCCGGGAAAAGGGCATCTTGTTCGTAGGAAGCGGTGttagtgggggagaggagggtgccAGGTACGGACCCTCGCTCATGCCAGGAGGAGACAAAGAGGCTTG GCCTCACATCAAGAAGATATTTCAAAGCGTCGCTGCTAAAGTGAACACTGGGGAACCCTGTTGTGACTGG GTAGGAGAAGAAGGTGCCGGGCACTTTGTGAAGATGGTGCACAATGGGATTGAATATGGAGACATGCAGCTGATCTGTGAGGCCTACCACCTGATGAAGGATATACTGGGCATGGAACATGATGAGATGGCAACG GTGTTCGGAGAATGGAATAAGACGGAGCTGGACTCTTTCCTGATTGAAATCACAGCCAACATCCTCAAGTTCAGGGACTCTGATGGCAAACACCTGCTCCCAAAGATCAAGGACAGTGCAGGTCAAAAAGGCACTGGGAAGTGGACAGCCATCTCGGCCCTGGAATATGGAGTTCCTGTTACACTCATCG GTGAGGCTGTCTTTGCACGGTGCTTGTCTTCCCTCAAGGATGAGAGGGTACAGGCCAGCAAACGGTTGGATGGGCCCAAAATGACTCAGTTCAGTGGGAACAAGAAGGCATTTCTGGAAGATATTCGCAAG GCACTGTATGCCTCCAAGATTATCTCCTATGCTCAAGGCTTCATGCTGCTGAGACAGGCAGCCAAAGAATTTGGCTGGACAATTAACTACGGTGGCATTGCATTGATGTGGAGGGGAGGCTGCATCATCAGAAG TGCATTCCTGGGGAAGATCAAAGATGCTTTTGACCGAAACCCCGATCTCCAGAACCTGCTATTGGACGACTTCTTTAAGAAGGCTGTGGAGGACTGTCAG GACTCCTGGCGACGTGTGATCAGCACTGGAGTCCAGATTGGCATCCCTATGCCGTGCTTCACTACGGCACTTTCCTTTTATGATGGGTACAGGCATGAGATGCTGCCAGCTAACATGATTCAG GCACAGCGTGATTACTTTGGTGCTCATACCTATGAACTGTTATCGAAACCAGGGGAATTTATCCATACTAACTGGACAGGTCATGGAGGAAACGTATCCTCTTCATCCTACAATGCCTAA
- the PGD gene encoding 6-phosphogluconate dehydrogenase, decarboxylating isoform X2 has translation MAQADIALIGLAVMGQNLILNMNDHGFVVCAFNRTVSKVDAFLANEAKGTKVIGAHSLQEMVSKLKKPRRIILLVKAGSAVDDFIKSLVPLLEAGDIIIDGGNSEYRDTTRRCKELREKGILFVGSGVSGGEEGARYGPSLMPGGDKEAWPHIKKIFQSVAAKVNTGEPCCDWVGEEGAGHFVKMVHNGIEYGDMQLICEAYHLMKDILGMEHDEMATVFGEWNKTELDSFLIEITANILKFRDSDGKHLLPKIKDSAGQKGTGKWTAISALEYGVPVTLIGEAVFARCLSSLKDERVQASKRLDGPKMTQFSGNKKAFLEDIRKALYASKIISYAQGFMLLRQAAKEFGWTINYGGIALMWRGGCIIRSAFLGKIKDAFDRNPDLQNLLLDDFFKKAVEDCQDSWRRVISTGVQIGIPMPCFTTALSFYDGYRHEMLPANMIQAQRDYFGAHTYELLSKPGEFIHTNWTGHGGNVSSSSYNA, from the exons ATGGCACA AGCTGACATTGCTTTGATTGGACTGGCCGTAATGGGTCAGAACCTGATTTTAAACATGAACGACCATGGCTTTGTG GTCTGTGCGTTTAACAGGACGGTGTCCAAAGTGGATGCCTTTCTGGCCAATGAGGCCAAGGGAACCAAAGTGATTGGGGCTCACAGTCTACAGGAGATGGTCTCCAAGCTGAAAAAGCCCCGTCGGATCATCTTGCTGGTGAAAGCTGGAAGTGCAGTGGATGACTTCATCAAAAGTCTG GTGCCACTGCTGGAAGCGGGAGACATCATAATTGATGGAGGGAATTCAGAGTACAGGGACACCACG AGGCGCTGTAAAGAACTCCGGGAAAAGGGCATCTTGTTCGTAGGAAGCGGTGttagtgggggagaggagggtgccAGGTACGGACCCTCGCTCATGCCAGGAGGAGACAAAGAGGCTTG GCCTCACATCAAGAAGATATTTCAAAGCGTCGCTGCTAAAGTGAACACTGGGGAACCCTGTTGTGACTGG GTAGGAGAAGAAGGTGCCGGGCACTTTGTGAAGATGGTGCACAATGGGATTGAATATGGAGACATGCAGCTGATCTGTGAGGCCTACCACCTGATGAAGGATATACTGGGCATGGAACATGATGAGATGGCAACG GTGTTCGGAGAATGGAATAAGACGGAGCTGGACTCTTTCCTGATTGAAATCACAGCCAACATCCTCAAGTTCAGGGACTCTGATGGCAAACACCTGCTCCCAAAGATCAAGGACAGTGCAGGTCAAAAAGGCACTGGGAAGTGGACAGCCATCTCGGCCCTGGAATATGGAGTTCCTGTTACACTCATCG GTGAGGCTGTCTTTGCACGGTGCTTGTCTTCCCTCAAGGATGAGAGGGTACAGGCCAGCAAACGGTTGGATGGGCCCAAAATGACTCAGTTCAGTGGGAACAAGAAGGCATTTCTGGAAGATATTCGCAAG GCACTGTATGCCTCCAAGATTATCTCCTATGCTCAAGGCTTCATGCTGCTGAGACAGGCAGCCAAAGAATTTGGCTGGACAATTAACTACGGTGGCATTGCATTGATGTGGAGGGGAGGCTGCATCATCAGAAG TGCATTCCTGGGGAAGATCAAAGATGCTTTTGACCGAAACCCCGATCTCCAGAACCTGCTATTGGACGACTTCTTTAAGAAGGCTGTGGAGGACTGTCAG GACTCCTGGCGACGTGTGATCAGCACTGGAGTCCAGATTGGCATCCCTATGCCGTGCTTCACTACGGCACTTTCCTTTTATGATGGGTACAGGCATGAGATGCTGCCAGCTAACATGATTCAG GCACAGCGTGATTACTTTGGTGCTCATACCTATGAACTGTTATCGAAACCAGGGGAATTTATCCATACTAACTGGACAGGTCATGGAGGAAACGTATCCTCTTCATCCTACAATGCCTAA